The following are encoded in a window of Salmo trutta chromosome 27, fSalTru1.1, whole genome shotgun sequence genomic DNA:
- the ppm1f gene encoding protein phosphatase 1F codes for MGGVMEEEVVRRFLRRFLEKFPAPLGSEDPLPLNPLSRKVSLDELRGESLDLGLRLLNTRDAPSTLNAAMCHAALAELLKADLSPFHLPQEAEQQQGEEQEVVLLQSEPVQRLFLNKLREVGVAWHQNLPSPLPVGPSRFLMCSAHAIRNTRRKMEDRHVTLPDFNTLTGLKDGVERGYYAVFDGHGGVDAAIYAATHLHVNLSQQEGLQSDPATAFKTAFTRTDDMLRGKAKRERLRSGSTGVAVLLQGEWLHVAWLGDSQSMLVRRGQDITLMDPHKPEREDEKQRVEDLGGCIIFMGCWRVNGTYAVSRAIGDFDQKPYVSGDADCSSTRLHGDEDYILLACDGFFDVVRPAEVPALVLGVLREQGECPGALEGAGCEEVSEGVLGERVAQELVAHAKAAGSSDNITVMVVFLRPPAQLLLQDQSNTAVATEGSAQE; via the exons ATGGGTGGtgtcatggaggaggaggtggtgcgTCGGTTCCTGAGGAGATTCCTAGAGAAGTTCCCTGCTCCGCTGGGTTCTGAAGACCCCCTGCCTCTCAACCCCCTCAGCAGGAAGGTCAGCCTGGACGAACTAAGAGGAGAGAGCCTGGATCTGGGCTTACGCCTACTCaacaccag AGACGCTCCTTCAACACTGAATGCAGCCATGTGCCATGCAGCCTTGGCTGAGCTGCTGAAGGCTGACCTTTCACCTTTCCACCTCCCCCAGGAAGCCGAACAGCAGCAAGGAGAGGAACAGGAAGTCGTTT TGCTCCAATCAGAGCCCGTCCAGCGGCTTTTTCTCAATAAGCTTCGGGAGGTGGGTGTGGCTTGGCATCAGaatctcccctcccccctcccagtAGGACCCTCCCGTTTCCTCATGTGCTCCGCCCACGCCATCAGGAACACTCGAAGGAAGATGGAGGATCGCCATGTGACCCTCCCTGACTTCAACACACTCACTGGCCTCAAG GACGGTGTGGAGCGTGGTTACTATGCTGTGTTTGACGGGCATGGGGGTGTGGACGCTGCTATCTATGCTGCCACCCACCTGCACGTCAATCTCAGCCAGCAGGAGGGGCTGCAGAGCGACCCGGCCACTGCCTTCAAGACAGCCTTCACCCGCACTGATGACATGTTGAGAGGGAAAGCCAAGAGAGAG CGTCTTCGCAGCGGCAGTACAGGCGTGGCGGTGCTGCTGCAAGGGGAGTGGCTTCATGTGGCGTGGCTGGGAGACTCCCAGAGCATGCTGGTCAGACGGGGACAAGACATCACTCTGATGGACCCACACAAGCCTGAGAGAGAG GATGAGAAGCAGCGTGTAGAAGACCTCGGTGGATGCATCATCTTCATGGGCTGTTGGCGTGTCAATGGAACCTACGCTGTCTCTAGGGCCATAG GGGACTTTGACCAGAAGCCCTATGTCTCTGGCGACGCTGACTGTTCCTCCACACGGCTACATGGAGACGAGGACTACATTCTCCTGGCCTGCGACGGTTTCTTTGACGTCGTCCGGCCCGCAGAGGTCCCGGCTCTGGTCCTCGGGGTGCTACGGGAGCAGGGGGAATGCCCGGGGGCCTTGGAGGGGGCTGGGTGTGAAGAGGTCTCAGAGGGTGTTCTGGGGGAGCGCGTGGCCCAGGAGCTAGTAGCTCACGCCAAGGCAGCGGGCTCTAGTGATAACATCACTGTCATGGTGGTGTTTCTACGTCCCCCTGCACAGCTACTGCTCCAGGACCAGAGCAACACCGCTGTTGCTACTGAGGGGTCAGCCcaggagtag